The sequence TGGCTACAAGCATAATGGTAAATTCCTAACTTTCCCAAGTCCCCCCTCTACCCACTTGCTCTGGGAGCCTTCGAACTATGGCCGTGTGTGCCTGGCCATCTTGCGGGGGCCGATCCCACGATTTTGACCTGTCATGCTTTTCATTACTGTTTTTACTTGTGTAATTGGATTGGAAGCATGCACCTTACTCGGCTAATGGGTAACTTGATGGCATGGTCATTGTGGGTCATCTACTGGATGCCTCTAGTTAGTTGCATCACATATTTTAAATTGATGCACCACCCCTTTTCGTAAATTTGTTGATGGCTTATTCTTGCAAGCACCAAAAATTGATAAGACACATATGTTATTCTGCTCTTCTCTATGTAGTTGCTCCTCTGCCGGTTTTTATGCAAGCTAACTCTTGTTGAACTATCAGTTAGCATTTGTAGAGAATTAAAACAATGATGTAATGTCATCTTTCATGATAAAATCTTGTGAAATTCAGAACATCCATACCTATCTATGGGATTTGAGACTTTAGTTGTCTAACTCATTTTAGGAGAATTATTACCATTTTGTGACCATTGTCCACTGCCACTACATATGTTTGGCTAATTATTAGTATAAGGAATTGCTTTTGGAACTGAACTTTTAACTTATTAGATAAAGCTATCACGTGTTCATCATTTGGTTTCAGCTTTGGAGTTCCATAAGCTTGATCGTACCAAAATAGGTGAGGTAAAATAGATGCTCACTAGTTAGACTTAACTATGTATAAGAGACACCCATTTTGCTATACGCAACCCATTTCGTCCATAATCTTAAAGTAAGCAGCATGATCTTTCAATTATCATGAGGCGGTATATACTCCAACATGCTAAAATGGCATGGATGATGTGTTTGACATCACTATATTGACTTGTGACATATATTGCATATGCTAGACAACTCCTGGTCAAACCTGTAGAAGTCTGCTATAGCACCCATACTTTAGTTTTTAATTCTCTATTTGATTTGTCCTTTACTTATGGGTTGAGGCCACTGGTTAAtcatgttctctctctctttctctctcgccaGACAATGATCTAGACCCGCAACCACCGGGAGTTTGATCTTGCAGAGGGCGAGAAGACCGATGGATGGATGGAGCTTGGTCGTAATTTGGTTGCTCCTGCTGAGTCTGATAGAGTTCTGGTGGTATGGAGTGCTGCCTGATGGGCTTTTGTTTTGTTGGGTGCATGTTGGTAGCTCCTTTTGTATTCAACACAAGGAAGGGCAGCTTGATGAGATGTGACCATTCAAACTTGCTAGGATGATGCTATGTAATGGGTTAAGATTCATAAATTGAATTTTGGAATGAGCAGGACAACTCCATTCTATGTTTCATAGCTTTTTGTACAGCCATTGTGCAGGCGATTCTAACCAAtgtgttatgctgccgaaatttctagCGAAAAAGTGGCCACGACTTGTCAAAAACTAGGTGAGGAGCGCGTCCACGAGCGGGAAGGTGGCGGGCCCGGCGGGGAGGCGGAAGGTGTGGGAGTCCGGATGTCAGAGGGGGAGGAGCGCGGATAGGGCATGGCGGTCGGGGATGACGGCGGCCATggaggcggcgacggtgtcggAGATGGCGGCGGAGCGGAGGATGAGCGCGAACCCGGGGTCGGAGAGGGCCGCAGTGACCCAGGCAGACCAGCGCGTGCAAGGTGAGAGGTGGCGGAAGGAGAGCGGTGGGACGGGTCGGGACAGGGAGGAGGGGCTGCCGGGCTGCAGGGTTGGGGCGTGTGGGGGGGTgatggggaggaaggaggggccTTGGACGCCGCCATGGCGACGGTCGCAACCATCGGGTGCGGGCATCCTATGGCAGCATGTAAGGTTTCTTTTCGCTGCCGGCACCCCGGCGGCGGAGGTGTGAGGGGGGCGGGGAAATCTTGAGGTTCGCTCGGGGGTTTTGGCCCAACAAAACAACTCATGCATATTTCAAAACTTAATCCAAATTAGTCTACAAATAATTTTGCAGGAGAGACTTCCGATATACTGCATTCATCAGATATCACACGTAACGATAACTATAAGCACTAGAGCGACTCGAAGGTGCGCCGCGCCCCTCCATCACCGCAGCCGAGGCAAATCTTGTATAGTAAACAGTCGAGAAATCATTGTGCTAAGCCCTAAAGGACCAACGCTCTAGAACTTGCAAACGCCATTGATGAAGAGAAGCGTAAATCAAAAGGATCCAATCTGAAGACACAAAGAAACATATGAACGAAGGTCGGATCCACACAAATCCATCGAATAAACATCGACTGAATCTTGCGAGATCTGTCGTAAACACACCCCATACGCCCTCCGACGACGCGATATGCGCCATCAAGAAGAGGGCTAGGCGAGGAGTACCTTGTTCCATCTTTAGAGAGTCGTCACCGCCTCGCCTTTCTAGACAGAACACAAACCCTAATGGAActataaaagaaaaactaaaaaaaagccCTCCCACCGGTAAGGATCGGTATCCACTGCGCCTCATAACTCTAAGACCATAGGAGACGAGACAAAATCGGCGACAACGATGGCACCCCCGAGAAGCAGGAAAACCCTAGACACCTATGAGCCTTTCTTTCTTTTTCGCGAAGAAAATAGTCTCAAAGCTTAATTCGTGGATGTGTTTGTTCGGATATGATGAAGTGTtacttatgatcagattattcattaaaTTCAATTGAATCTTTTGAGGTTTTCATGATGTATAATTAAATAGCTTTGTACGATCTCCGATCTATCTATCTACTTTGGCCAAGTTTGATGGGCTTTTCTTCAAAGGGAGTTTTGCACTGTAGTGGGTTCTAATCTTGTGGTGCTTTATATTCGAGTGACAATAAGGGATATGACACATATCGTATTGTGTCCGCCAAGGATAAAACAACGAtttctcatcatattgattgatgttATATTGTCACCATTATGTTATCATGCTTATTGCAATGCTTGGTTTATTGTAAACTTAATACTTCGAgagcatgctgaatagcggtcttTGGGTGGACTTTATTCCATGTTCATGGATCCGTCGTGGCCTCGTCTTTCTATGCAGGACACAGACTCTAATCAACCTAAAAAAGAGCTAAAAACATAGTAGGACCCCACCCGCCAGCAAGGGGTGAGATACACCGTGTCTCCGTGTCCCTAAGACCACCGGAGACGAGGCATATCGGCGGCTGGCTCCCACTGGAGTCAGAGAAATCCTAGTTTCATGGGAAGTCACGAGAGAGGCCAAGGGTATGATGCTCTTGACAGTAGCCGTTAGTCAATTTTCTTCTTCCTAATGAAAAGTCATAGCTAGACGCTACTGTTGTCAGTACTTGTTGGTCAATTCTCTTCTTATTGAAAAGTCAGAGCTCCAGCCGGTTGCTAAAAAAAATATGGACACAGAAATTTTGGTCAACTTGAGGGTTTTAACCTGGGGAATCATGCCTAGTAAATTGAAGAACTGCAGAGCGTGTCAGTAGTATGTATGTGACGCTGCACCCGAACTAGGTCCAGCGCTCCCTTCTCGTTGAGCTTGTTGCTCTGCTGGTGTTCCATGTAGTCCCTGTACTTGACCCCCCTGAACTCTAGGCCCAGGGGTGGCACGGCCAGCTCCGGCCCCGGCTCGACGACGGCGTCGAGGCACGGCCCGAGCAGGCTCACGCACGACATCCTCGCCTGCGCGCGGTCGACCAGTGCACGGTGGAGCACACCCTTGTACCTTCCATTGCTCACGATCTGCATATACACACGAACCAGCACAGCAGGTTCAGATTTTTCTTGTCGTCTATAGATATTAGATCACAAGAGACAAGAGTCGATCGGTTGGTCACCTCCAGCTGATCGCCGGCGATGACGAAGAATGAGCCGGGGAGGGGCTTTGCGAGGAGCCACCGGCCGTGGTGCTTGACCTGGAGGCCATCGACGCCATTCTGGAAGAGCAGGGTGAGGAGGCCGTGGTCGGAGTGAGCCGGCAGCCCGATCGCCCCGTCGTCGTCGTCCGAGTCAGCAGCGCACGGCGGGTAGTGGTTGCCGACGAGGATCTGGAAGCAGGACCCCAGGTCGAGGCGCTCAGCGATGCGGCCGACGTGGAGCCCCAGGCTCTCGGAGATGGCCGCCGTGAGCTCCAGCAGCAGGCCCCTCGTGCGCGCCGCGTACTCCGCGGCCACGCCCCGCAGGCTGTCGGGCTTGGCGGGGCAGTGGAGCTCAGGGTGCGCGAACATCTTCACGTAGTCCCGCCAGTACCTGGCGCCGTCGACGGCGGAGT comes from Triticum aestivum cultivar Chinese Spring chromosome 5B, IWGSC CS RefSeq v2.1, whole genome shotgun sequence and encodes:
- the LOC123110400 gene encoding 2-oxoglutarate-dependent dioxygenase 19, whose translation is MSSTEPCMDDVQTVCQQIKPRQTTTDLSSATPPRHMASPPSSPGQPSGTCSEDAIPVVDLAVLVNGDAGERSQAVQHLGRACQDWGFFMVTNHGVPEALQSALMDACSELFSLPPEQKQEHMDAGPMDPVRVGTGFNSAVDGARYWRDYVKMFAHPELHCPAKPDSLRGVAAEYAARTRGLLLELTAAISESLGLHVGRIAERLDLGSCFQILVGNHYPPCAADSDDDDGAIGLPAHSDHGLLTLLFQNGVDGLQVKHHGRWLLAKPLPGSFFVIAGDQLEIVSNGRYKGVLHRALVDRAQARMSCVSLLGPCLDAVVEPGPELAVPPLGLEFRGVKYRDYMEHQQSNKLNEKGALDLVRVQRHIHTTDTLCSSSIY